In Acidimicrobiia bacterium, the following are encoded in one genomic region:
- a CDS encoding acyl-CoA thioesterase domain-containing protein has protein sequence MDFATMMALEPHGPDTFVGTGPEYPWGGLYGGQIVAQALRAAGHSVDARFLPHSLHAYFIRAGNATEPIRFEVDRDRDGRSFCTRRVVVRQSTGVILNMAASFHIVEQAPFAQAIAMPDVDTPETLASPSWSELFERRFVTTTGSPTGRATAWLRLHDSVADDPILHACGLAYVSDDLPTDAVFTVHPDMPSGFPHEVANPHEMLSSASLDHSIWFHGLADPSKWQLHDFTSHGVGGSRGLASGQVYTESGRHIATISQEVLLRKRRTGLDSNPTR, from the coding sequence TTGGACTTCGCGACGATGATGGCGCTCGAACCTCACGGCCCCGACACGTTCGTCGGTACCGGACCGGAGTACCCGTGGGGCGGCCTCTACGGCGGACAGATCGTGGCGCAAGCGCTGCGCGCGGCCGGGCACAGTGTCGACGCGCGCTTCCTGCCGCATTCGCTCCACGCGTATTTCATCCGCGCCGGCAATGCCACCGAGCCGATTCGGTTCGAGGTCGACCGCGACCGCGACGGCCGTTCGTTCTGCACCCGGCGGGTCGTCGTACGCCAGTCGACCGGCGTCATCCTCAACATGGCCGCGTCGTTCCACATCGTCGAGCAGGCACCCTTCGCGCAAGCCATCGCGATGCCGGACGTGGATACTCCGGAGACGCTCGCGAGTCCCAGCTGGAGCGAGTTGTTCGAGCGGCGCTTCGTCACGACGACCGGCAGTCCGACCGGGCGGGCGACTGCGTGGCTCCGCCTCCACGACTCGGTCGCCGACGATCCGATCCTGCACGCGTGCGGATTGGCGTACGTATCCGATGACCTGCCGACCGACGCGGTGTTCACGGTGCACCCGGATATGCCGAGCGGCTTCCCGCACGAAGTCGCGAACCCGCACGAGATGCTCAGCTCCGCGAGCCTCGACCACTCGATCTGGTTCCACGGCCTCGCCGATCCGTCGAAATGGCAACTGCACGACTTCACGTCGCACGGCGTCGGCGGTTCGCGAGGACTGGCGAGCGGCCAGGTGTATACCGAGTCGGGCCGGCACATCGCGACGATCAGCCAAGAGGTGCTGCTTCGCAAGCGCCGGACGGGCCTCGATTCGAACCCGACTCGCTAA
- a CDS encoding ATP-binding protein, whose amino-acid sequence MGHRRARSGSHLIATTAFVAVIALAALAVLAYSAVTVSSNAVQGEAKREVAASAQASAVAVNDELGGLSELVQSYARRPQLVAEVGDGRSGSIARAGLHADLDELRRTRSNIALAFVSNDAGVLLDILPETPSILGKDFSYRDWYRGVTATNAPYVSSVYRTAATGHPLVVAAAAPIFAPGTSSRVGILVVAYRLDTLQDYVDHFSGAQGVSITVTDQTGVEVATPGSSVRTTSSLRRDPQIAAALRGRSVVSVRHASTGATIAASVPIHPLGWTLLAEVPRRSVLGRVNGLRKTVTLVAILLALIVGAGVLLMLRAVRRQARADRELRESRDELRAGEERLALARDAAEHANQAKSEFLSRMSHELRTPLNAILGFSQLLEHDALDDDQRESVALIRRAGRHLLELINEVLDISRIEAGRLSVSIEPVNLADVVTEAIELVRPIAADRGIEVPARAPEGCDRFVRADRHRLRQILVNLLANAVKYNRDHGRVDIGCEEADGRVRVSITDTGGGISAENQTRLFRPFERLGADETDIEGTGLGLAVTSRLIDALGGTIGVDSEVGTGSTFWIELPNDEAPIAALNREPGRAEIPITDGAARTVLYVEDNPANIMLVRRLLDRRPHITLRTAKLGAEGIAAATDSPPDLVLLDLNLPDLSGELVLQRLRADPRTRAIPVIVVSADATPTQIERLRALGAADYVTKPFDIGALLAAIDRAASTYDGALVP is encoded by the coding sequence GTGGGCCATCGACGGGCACGGAGCGGATCGCATCTGATCGCGACGACGGCGTTCGTCGCGGTGATCGCGCTCGCTGCGCTCGCGGTCCTGGCGTACTCGGCGGTCACGGTGTCGAGCAACGCGGTGCAAGGCGAGGCGAAGCGCGAGGTCGCGGCGTCGGCACAGGCGAGCGCGGTCGCGGTGAACGACGAGCTCGGCGGCCTGTCGGAACTGGTGCAGTCGTACGCGCGCCGACCGCAACTCGTGGCCGAAGTCGGCGACGGTCGGAGTGGATCGATCGCGCGCGCGGGTCTGCACGCCGACCTCGACGAGCTGCGCCGCACTCGATCGAACATCGCGCTCGCGTTCGTGAGCAACGACGCCGGCGTGCTCCTCGACATCCTGCCCGAGACGCCGTCGATTCTCGGGAAGGACTTCTCGTATCGCGACTGGTACCGCGGCGTCACCGCAACCAACGCGCCCTACGTCTCGAGCGTCTACCGGACGGCCGCGACCGGGCATCCGCTCGTCGTCGCGGCCGCGGCGCCGATCTTCGCGCCGGGCACGTCGTCGCGGGTCGGCATCCTCGTCGTCGCCTACCGACTCGACACCCTGCAGGACTACGTCGATCACTTCTCCGGAGCGCAAGGCGTCTCGATCACCGTGACCGACCAAACGGGCGTCGAGGTCGCGACACCGGGATCGTCCGTACGCACAACGTCATCGTTGCGGCGCGATCCGCAGATCGCGGCGGCGTTGCGCGGGCGCTCCGTCGTCTCGGTCCGACACGCGTCGACCGGGGCGACCATCGCGGCGTCGGTGCCGATCCATCCGCTCGGGTGGACCTTGCTCGCCGAGGTGCCCCGGCGGAGCGTGCTCGGTCGCGTCAACGGTCTGCGCAAGACGGTCACCCTCGTCGCCATCCTGCTCGCGTTGATCGTCGGAGCCGGAGTGCTGCTCATGTTGCGAGCCGTTCGGCGCCAGGCACGCGCCGACCGCGAGCTTCGCGAGAGCCGGGACGAGCTCCGCGCGGGCGAAGAACGTCTCGCGCTCGCCCGCGACGCGGCGGAGCATGCGAACCAAGCGAAGAGCGAGTTCCTTTCGCGGATGAGCCACGAGCTCCGCACGCCGTTGAACGCGATCCTCGGCTTTTCGCAGCTACTCGAACACGACGCGCTCGACGACGATCAGCGGGAAAGTGTGGCGCTCATCCGGCGCGCCGGACGCCACCTGCTCGAGCTCATCAACGAAGTCCTCGACATCTCGAGGATCGAGGCCGGTCGCCTCAGCGTGTCGATCGAGCCGGTGAACCTGGCCGACGTCGTGACCGAGGCGATCGAGCTCGTGCGCCCGATCGCCGCGGACCGGGGCATCGAAGTCCCTGCGCGCGCCCCCGAAGGGTGCGATCGATTCGTCCGCGCCGACCGTCATCGGCTGCGGCAGATCCTCGTCAACCTGCTCGCCAACGCGGTCAAGTACAACCGGGATCACGGCCGCGTCGACATCGGCTGCGAGGAAGCCGACGGACGCGTGCGCGTGTCGATCACCGACACCGGCGGCGGCATCTCGGCCGAGAACCAGACGCGCCTGTTCCGCCCCTTCGAGCGCCTCGGCGCCGACGAGACCGACATCGAGGGAACCGGGCTCGGCCTCGCGGTCACGTCCCGGCTCATCGATGCCCTCGGCGGGACCATCGGCGTCGACAGCGAGGTGGGAACCGGGAGCACGTTCTGGATCGAGCTCCCGAACGACGAAGCGCCCATCGCCGCACTGAACCGCGAACCGGGCCGAGCCGAGATTCCGATCACCGACGGTGCGGCCCGCACGGTGCTCTACGTCGAGGACAACCCCGCCAACATCATGCTCGTCCGCCGCCTGCTCGACCGCCGTCCGCACATCACGCTGCGCACGGCCAAGTTGGGCGCCGAGGGAATCGCCGCGGCGACCGATTCACCACCCGATCTCGTGCTCCTCGACCTGAACCTGCCCGACCTCTCCGGCGAGCTCGTGCTCCAACGCCTCCGTGCCGATCCGCGGACGCGCGCCATCCCGGTGATCGTCGTGAGCGCCGACGCCACGCCCACCCAGATCGAGCGTCTGCGCGCGCTCGGCGCCGCCGACTACGTCACGAAGCCATTCGACATCGGCGCGCTCCTCGCCGCGATCGACCGCGCCGCGTCCACGTACGACGGCGCGCTGGTTCCCTGA
- a CDS encoding Calx-beta domain-containing protein has translation MTRDDASASTVTVAWSTAPGTAKAGADDASASGTVSFPAGTTSKTVGVVVKGDTAVEADETLSLTLSASTGARPSAAPPAAP, from the coding sequence GTGACGCGGGATGACGCGTCCGCGTCGACGGTGACCGTTGCGTGGTCGACCGCGCCGGGAACCGCGAAGGCGGGAGCCGACGACGCGTCGGCGTCGGGAACCGTCTCGTTTCCTGCCGGAACGACCTCGAAGACCGTCGGTGTCGTCGTCAAGGGCGACACGGCCGTCGAGGCGGACGAGACGCTCTCGCTCACGCTCAGCGCGTCGACGGGCGCGCGACCATCGGCCGCGCCACCGGCAGCTCCGTGA
- a CDS encoding amino acid transporter, whose protein sequence is MESAVVEQVAAVMRRVDVWWAIAGGWAIDLWLGEQTREHHDVEVVVRRVDQATVWEALHDDWELACIDPPASGWSPWPRSRRIEPPSFQLKAHARSLEFDLFLESTRRETWVFRRDARVQRPIDELTTTRAGIPIVDPAVQLLYMAKSEEPKNQHDFEVARPMLDDASVEWLRRALASTHPGHPWLTRL, encoded by the coding sequence GTGGAGTCGGCGGTGGTCGAACAGGTCGCAGCCGTCATGCGCCGGGTCGACGTCTGGTGGGCGATCGCCGGTGGATGGGCGATCGATCTCTGGCTCGGTGAGCAGACGCGCGAGCACCACGACGTCGAGGTCGTCGTGCGCCGAGTCGATCAGGCCACGGTGTGGGAAGCGCTACACGACGACTGGGAGCTCGCGTGCATCGACCCGCCGGCGAGCGGCTGGTCCCCGTGGCCGCGCTCCCGACGCATCGAACCACCGTCGTTCCAGCTCAAGGCGCACGCACGCTCGCTCGAGTTCGATCTCTTCCTCGAATCGACCCGCCGCGAGACGTGGGTCTTCCGGCGAGACGCGCGCGTGCAGCGGCCGATCGACGAGCTCACAACGACGCGCGCCGGCATCCCGATCGTCGATCCCGCGGTGCAGTTGCTGTACATGGCGAAATCAGAGGAACCGAAGAACCAGCACGATTTCGAAGTCGCGCGTCCGATGCTCGACGATGCATCCGTTGAGTGGCTCCGCCGCGCGCTCGCGTCGACTCATCCGGGCCATCCGTGGCTCACGCGACTCTGA
- a CDS encoding dihydrofolate reductase family protein — MAELIYVTNVSLDGFIEDEHGAFDFTEPNDDQFAFITDLVRPIGTYLYGRRLYETMAVWETMPALAAQSELRADFAQVWQAADKVVYSTTLDAVSTANSRLERRFDADSVRERKRAATRDVMVGGANFAAQAFGAGLVDECHLFIAPVVVGRGKPALPTDQRVELELLDERRFDNGVVYVRHRVLT; from the coding sequence ATGGCCGAGCTCATCTACGTGACCAACGTGTCGCTCGACGGTTTCATCGAGGACGAGCACGGCGCGTTCGACTTCACCGAGCCGAACGACGACCAGTTCGCGTTCATCACCGACCTCGTGCGCCCGATCGGCACCTACCTCTACGGGCGGCGGCTCTACGAGACGATGGCCGTGTGGGAGACAATGCCCGCGCTGGCCGCGCAGTCGGAGCTGCGGGCCGACTTCGCGCAGGTGTGGCAGGCGGCGGACAAGGTCGTCTACTCCACGACGCTCGACGCGGTCTCGACCGCGAACAGCCGGCTCGAGCGCCGCTTCGATGCGGACTCCGTCCGCGAGAGGAAACGCGCGGCAACGCGTGACGTAATGGTGGGCGGCGCGAACTTCGCAGCGCAGGCGTTCGGCGCCGGGCTCGTCGACGAGTGCCACCTCTTCATCGCGCCCGTCGTCGTCGGCCGGGGCAAGCCTGCGCTCCCCACTGATCAGCGCGTCGAGCTCGAGCTACTCGACGAGCGCCGGTTCGACAACGGCGTCGTGTACGTCCGCCATCGCGTTCTGACCTGA
- a CDS encoding class F sortase codes for MNGRRARARIVAMLASTAAVLALVIVPSTAANAATATTGTGWLRFAHFAMGVGPVRVAVDGTLVDPAAAYKTVTPYRSVAAGRHVVSISGGGLTPRQEAVTIGANQAVTASAVEQSGGPHLAVFHDNLAAAPAGRAKVRIIDVEGVARTLAAEFRPDGQTTGAAPVSDSVFGIAAVPFGHASSYVAVPAGQYQVTVVDQAGSTVVAGSHWPVAAGTVASLVVLPSATGATLEVVSDAAGASVTPAGGMQTGFGGMAGATGSPSPWPVGIAIVVGVAAVAIAFGATRRRSTRALVATGTALVLATAVLTITATHGRARSNPREAASARSTATTTAAPTPRVRPAVDLAAASAAARPTRLRIASLGVDGPLVALGVNADGTAQVPSTADQIGWFADGPAPGQPGPAVVLGHVDSKSGPGVFYRLRELTRGAELDVWDGAVRHDFRVERVETVAKSTFPTAAVFGPTPDRELRLVTCGGAFDRATGHYVDNVIVYATETPLAT; via the coding sequence ATGAACGGACGACGCGCACGCGCGCGCATCGTGGCGATGCTCGCGAGCACGGCAGCCGTGCTCGCGTTGGTGATCGTGCCGTCGACGGCGGCGAACGCGGCAACCGCGACGACCGGAACGGGGTGGCTGAGGTTCGCGCACTTCGCGATGGGCGTCGGTCCCGTGCGCGTCGCCGTCGACGGCACGCTCGTCGATCCGGCCGCGGCCTACAAGACCGTGACGCCGTACCGCTCCGTGGCGGCCGGTCGGCACGTCGTGTCGATCTCCGGCGGCGGGCTCACGCCGCGGCAGGAGGCCGTGACGATCGGTGCGAACCAGGCCGTGACGGCGAGCGCAGTCGAGCAGTCGGGCGGTCCGCATCTCGCGGTCTTCCACGACAACCTCGCGGCCGCGCCGGCCGGACGCGCCAAGGTACGGATCATCGACGTCGAGGGCGTGGCGCGCACGCTGGCGGCGGAGTTCCGCCCCGACGGACAGACGACGGGGGCCGCGCCGGTATCGGACTCCGTGTTCGGGATCGCGGCCGTGCCGTTCGGCCACGCCTCCTCGTACGTCGCGGTGCCCGCCGGTCAGTACCAGGTCACGGTCGTCGACCAGGCCGGCTCGACGGTGGTCGCCGGTTCGCACTGGCCGGTCGCCGCGGGCACGGTCGCATCGCTCGTGGTGCTCCCGAGCGCGACCGGTGCGACCCTCGAGGTCGTGAGCGACGCCGCGGGCGCGTCGGTCACACCGGCGGGCGGCATGCAGACCGGCTTCGGAGGCATGGCGGGCGCCACCGGCTCCCCGTCGCCCTGGCCCGTCGGTATCGCGATCGTCGTCGGCGTCGCTGCGGTCGCCATCGCGTTCGGTGCAACGCGTCGTCGTTCGACACGCGCACTGGTCGCGACGGGGACTGCATTGGTGCTCGCGACCGCCGTGCTCACGATCACCGCGACGCACGGCCGTGCGCGTTCGAACCCGCGTGAGGCGGCGAGCGCGCGTTCGACCGCGACGACGACCGCAGCACCGACACCGCGCGTGCGACCTGCGGTCGATCTCGCGGCCGCGAGCGCCGCGGCCCGACCGACGCGACTGCGCATCGCTTCACTCGGAGTCGACGGTCCGCTCGTCGCGCTCGGCGTCAATGCCGACGGCACCGCGCAGGTCCCGTCGACCGCCGACCAGATCGGCTGGTTCGCCGACGGACCGGCGCCGGGGCAGCCGGGACCGGCCGTCGTGCTCGGCCACGTCGACTCCAAATCGGGTCCCGGCGTCTTCTACCGGCTCCGCGAGCTCACCCGCGGCGCCGAGCTCGACGTGTGGGACGGCGCCGTCCGCCACGACTTCCGTGTCGAGCGGGTCGAGACGGTCGCCAAGTCCACGTTCCCGACCGCGGCCGTCTTCGGGCCGACACCCGACCGCGAGCTTCGCCTCGTGACGTGCGGTGGCGCGTTCGATCGCGCGACCGGTCACTACGTCGACAACGTCATCGTCTACGCGACCGAGACGCCGCTCGCGACCTGA
- a CDS encoding ferritin-like domain-containing protein, whose protein sequence is MRAAAEIIDDTRHLGDRSEGGPAEAGALDVDAYDWAAATRTPVRDDELFELTFAAQVEWATEGTYLSLAVTKDVETRRFLDVWLTQERMHAVLLRKFLSEHGVYVEPRHRTPRQRLAARRGRWVNGFAVRVLGRRFTAVHMSWGAINELTTLRLYSLIREHTGNELLRDLLADVIRQESAHYAYYRSAATRELERSRVSRVVTRWLLGHAWDVVGSGLQPPAEITRLMRAACAMQPDLVAQLDATIERLPGLEGLALVRRALAKRVEAEAEAA, encoded by the coding sequence ATGCGGGCAGCTGCGGAGATCATCGACGACACCCGACACCTCGGTGACCGGTCCGAGGGCGGACCGGCCGAAGCCGGCGCGCTCGACGTCGACGCGTACGACTGGGCCGCAGCCACACGCACGCCGGTGCGCGACGACGAGCTGTTCGAGTTGACGTTCGCGGCACAGGTCGAGTGGGCGACCGAGGGCACCTATCTGAGCCTCGCCGTCACCAAAGATGTCGAGACCCGGCGATTTCTCGACGTCTGGCTGACGCAGGAGCGCATGCATGCCGTGCTCCTGCGCAAGTTCCTCTCCGAGCACGGCGTCTATGTCGAGCCCCGTCATCGCACTCCGCGCCAACGGCTCGCGGCGCGGCGCGGACGGTGGGTGAACGGCTTCGCGGTTCGCGTGTTGGGGCGGCGCTTCACGGCGGTGCACATGAGCTGGGGCGCGATCAACGAGCTGACGACGTTGCGCCTGTACTCACTGATCCGCGAGCACACGGGCAACGAACTCTTGCGGGACCTTCTCGCCGACGTCATTCGCCAGGAGTCCGCGCACTACGCGTACTACCGCTCCGCGGCGACGCGAGAGCTCGAGCGCAGCCGAGTCAGTCGGGTCGTCACGCGGTGGCTGCTCGGACACGCGTGGGACGTCGTCGGCTCGGGACTGCAGCCGCCCGCGGAGATCACCCGGCTGATGCGCGCAGCCTGCGCGATGCAGCCCGATCTCGTGGCGCAGCTCGACGCGACGATCGAGCGGCTGCCCGGTCTCGAGGGACTCGCGCTGGTCCGCCGCGCGCTGGCGAAGCGAGTTGAGGCCGAGGCCGAGGCCGCATGA
- a CDS encoding class I SAM-dependent methyltransferase, whose protein sequence is MSSGDEIRDRQRAAWTGLSAGWEKWDSIIMDQLGPVGTAMIERLEVADDQQHLDVAAGTGEPGLTIAKLAPRGHVMLTDLVAEMLDIAMRRATAQRVANVTTKVCSADDLPFADATFDSVSVRFGYMFFPDLARATAEFARVLKVGGRLCASVWVDPEKNPWTTIVTRAVASEVAFAPPDPSGPNMFRCAAPGSVSALYEGAGLRDVGEWEVDVELVTRSPEEYWEMISEHVSLAVAALQQVDNAARERIANTVIAEIRAYEHDGAVNVPGVARCIVGTKA, encoded by the coding sequence ATGTCGAGTGGCGACGAGATCCGAGACCGTCAGCGCGCCGCGTGGACCGGGCTGTCGGCGGGCTGGGAGAAGTGGGACTCGATCATCATGGATCAGCTCGGTCCCGTCGGGACCGCGATGATCGAGCGGCTCGAAGTCGCGGATGATCAGCAGCATCTCGATGTCGCCGCGGGGACGGGTGAGCCGGGACTGACGATCGCGAAGCTCGCGCCGCGCGGACACGTCATGCTGACCGACCTCGTCGCGGAGATGCTCGACATCGCGATGCGCCGAGCGACCGCGCAACGGGTTGCGAACGTCACGACCAAGGTGTGCAGCGCCGACGACCTGCCGTTCGCGGACGCGACCTTCGACAGTGTCTCGGTTCGGTTCGGTTACATGTTCTTTCCAGATCTCGCGCGCGCAACCGCCGAGTTCGCGCGCGTGCTGAAGGTGGGCGGGCGGCTCTGCGCGTCGGTCTGGGTCGATCCCGAGAAGAATCCGTGGACGACGATCGTGACGCGGGCCGTCGCGTCGGAGGTGGCGTTCGCACCACCCGACCCGAGCGGGCCGAACATGTTCCGGTGCGCGGCACCGGGCTCTGTCAGTGCCTTGTACGAAGGCGCGGGATTGCGTGATGTCGGCGAGTGGGAAGTCGACGTCGAGCTCGTGACGCGGTCACCCGAGGAGTACTGGGAGATGATCAGCGAGCACGTCTCGCTCGCGGTCGCGGCGCTCCAGCAGGTCGACAACGCGGCGCGGGAGCGGATCGCGAACACGGTCATCGCCGAGATCCGCGCGTACGAGCACGACGGCGCGGTGAACGTGCCGGGCGTCGCGCGCTGCATCGTCGGCACGAAGGCCTGA
- a CDS encoding tyrosine-type recombinase/integrase, with protein sequence MTPPARRDAETLAVVAFLDSCRSMNTRSAYRSDLGHLAAWCHEHGSLELLGLTTEDLARYRAACEGSGASSGTVARRLSAVSSFSTFARGGEAASLAMPQRTVRPCRPTIDAHTTTELLDDDDARALLDAADGLSDRTSSVIRLLMLDGLKVGELTRTNVGDVAFARRSAQLEIRDARHARRLELHATTVNRLRRYVGVRRRGPLVRSEQRGNETQRISRFGVDFIIKQTAVSAGLTQSISANVLRRRYVVAAHARGSDLEAIRYRVGHQQSRTTRRYLDSDVEPD encoded by the coding sequence ATGACGCCGCCGGCCCGTCGCGACGCCGAGACCCTCGCGGTCGTCGCGTTCCTCGACAGCTGCCGATCGATGAACACCCGTTCGGCGTACCGCAGCGATCTCGGTCATCTCGCCGCGTGGTGTCACGAGCACGGCTCGCTCGAGCTGCTCGGGCTCACGACCGAAGACCTCGCGCGCTACCGCGCCGCCTGCGAGGGAAGTGGCGCGAGCTCGGGCACGGTGGCCCGCCGGCTCTCTGCAGTCTCGTCCTTCAGTACCTTCGCGCGCGGCGGCGAGGCCGCGTCGCTCGCGATGCCGCAGCGAACGGTGCGACCCTGCCGACCCACCATTGACGCGCACACCACGACCGAGCTGCTCGACGACGACGACGCCCGCGCGTTGCTCGACGCGGCCGACGGGCTCAGTGATCGAACGTCGTCGGTGATCCGACTCCTGATGCTCGACGGTCTCAAGGTCGGCGAGCTCACGCGCACGAACGTCGGCGACGTCGCGTTCGCGCGCCGGTCGGCGCAGCTCGAGATCCGCGACGCGCGTCACGCGCGGCGGCTCGAGTTGCACGCGACGACGGTCAACCGGTTGCGTCGGTATGTCGGCGTGCGCCGACGCGGCCCGCTCGTCCGGAGCGAGCAGCGCGGCAACGAGACGCAACGCATCAGCCGCTTCGGCGTCGATTTCATCATCAAACAGACGGCGGTGTCGGCGGGCCTGACGCAGAGCATCTCCGCGAACGTATTGCGCCGCCGCTACGTCGTCGCCGCGCATGCGCGCGGAAGCGATCTCGAAGCGATCCGGTACCGCGTCGGACACCAGCAGTCCCGCACTACCCGCCGCTACCTCGACTCCGATGTCGAACCTGACTGA
- a CDS encoding STAS domain-containing protein, producing MELTDPVVSVDVSQGPDVLVLSLRGELDITCREHVEPALTAALATAHEVIVDLGNVTFCDSIGLAMFLRAHETADGARKRLLLRNLLPNVWRVFDVTGVHERLNIAREQ from the coding sequence ATGGAACTCACCGATCCCGTCGTATCGGTCGACGTCTCGCAGGGTCCGGACGTTCTCGTGCTGTCGTTGCGCGGCGAGCTCGACATCACCTGCCGGGAGCACGTCGAGCCGGCGCTGACGGCCGCGCTCGCAACCGCTCACGAAGTGATCGTCGACCTCGGAAACGTGACGTTCTGCGACTCGATCGGGCTCGCGATGTTCCTCCGGGCGCACGAGACGGCGGACGGCGCGCGCAAGCGTCTCCTGCTTCGGAACCTGCTCCCCAATGTGTGGCGGGTCTTCGACGTGACCGGCGTGCACGAGCGTCTGAACATCGCGCGCGAGCAGTAG
- a CDS encoding VOC family protein, with the protein MTSTICANCEQSPGAIRLWSDRDLWICYECLDWMNDQRARQTAGRPQRQEVAGFDPIFSVADVGRAVEHYQRLGFQTRFHDDTYAFAQLGSLVIQLAQQADPPTSSALYIHVDDADRVANAWRSAGMNVVGPVDEEYGKREGRHVDPDGNLIRFGGPIRR; encoded by the coding sequence ATGACCTCGACGATCTGCGCGAACTGTGAGCAGAGCCCGGGCGCGATCCGGCTCTGGTCGGATCGCGATCTGTGGATCTGTTACGAGTGTCTCGATTGGATGAACGACCAGCGTGCGCGCCAGACCGCCGGGCGACCGCAACGGCAGGAAGTCGCCGGCTTCGATCCGATCTTCTCCGTCGCCGACGTCGGCCGCGCGGTCGAGCACTACCAGCGGCTCGGCTTTCAGACCCGCTTTCACGACGACACGTATGCGTTCGCGCAGCTCGGCTCGCTCGTCATCCAGCTCGCGCAGCAGGCCGACCCGCCGACGAGCAGCGCGCTGTACATCCACGTCGACGACGCGGATCGGGTCGCGAACGCGTGGCGCAGCGCGGGGATGAACGTCGTCGGTCCGGTCGACGAGGAGTACGGCAAACGCGAGGGCCGGCACGTCGATCCCGACGGCAACCTCATTCGCTTCGGCGGCCCGATCCGCCGCTGA
- a CDS encoding GNAT family N-acetyltransferase gives MAHAQKKAGGIEIVPANEASWDDLQLVFGTRGDPARCSCQWNKTPASEWRSIPIEERKARLHEQTACGDPRSPETSGLVAYLDGEPVGWCAVEPRNVYVHLRGSPVAWKGRAENADDDGVWAITCFVTRVGFRRRGVSAALVHAAAEFARERGARAVEGYPMITHPEQVITWGELRVGSRSSFADAGFTEVSHPTTRRFVMRIDF, from the coding sequence ATGGCACACGCGCAGAAGAAGGCCGGTGGGATCGAGATCGTTCCCGCGAACGAAGCGTCGTGGGACGACCTGCAGCTCGTGTTCGGCACGCGCGGCGACCCCGCGCGTTGCTCTTGCCAGTGGAACAAGACGCCGGCGAGCGAGTGGCGTTCGATTCCGATCGAGGAACGCAAGGCGCGCCTGCACGAGCAGACCGCGTGCGGCGACCCGCGCTCGCCGGAGACCAGTGGTCTCGTTGCGTACCTCGACGGTGAGCCCGTGGGCTGGTGCGCGGTCGAGCCGCGGAACGTCTACGTGCACCTGCGCGGCTCGCCCGTGGCCTGGAAGGGGCGCGCCGAGAATGCGGACGACGACGGCGTGTGGGCGATCACGTGTTTCGTGACACGCGTCGGCTTCCGTCGACGCGGAGTCAGCGCGGCATTGGTGCACGCGGCCGCGGAGTTCGCGCGCGAGCGTGGCGCGCGTGCGGTCGAGGGCTATCCGATGATCACGCACCCCGAGCAAGTGATCACGTGGGGTGAGCTGCGCGTCGGTAGTCGGAGCAGCTTCGCGGATGCGGGCTTCACCGAGGTGAGCCACCCGACGACGCGCCGCTTCGTGATGCGCATCGACTTCTGA
- a CDS encoding limonene-1,2-epoxide hydrolase family protein — MSAEANERLVRDFCDAFAKHDAEAMRPFLADDVVYHNIPMDPVVGADATVGFIAGFFGMCDSMTIETLHLAVRDDIVLTERIDTFTIGDVVAPLPVMGTFEIRDGKIAAWRDYFDMAQITAAMSGSS, encoded by the coding sequence ATGAGCGCCGAAGCGAACGAACGACTGGTCCGCGACTTCTGCGACGCGTTCGCGAAGCACGACGCCGAGGCGATGCGACCCTTCCTCGCCGACGACGTCGTGTACCACAACATCCCGATGGACCCCGTCGTCGGCGCGGACGCGACCGTCGGGTTCATCGCCGGGTTCTTCGGCATGTGCGACAGCATGACGATCGAGACCCTGCACCTCGCCGTGCGCGACGACATCGTGCTGACCGAGCGGATCGACACGTTCACGATCGGCGACGTCGTCGCGCCGCTGCCGGTCATGGGCACCTTCGAGATCCGCGACGGCAAGATCGCCGCGTGGCGCGACTATTTCGACATGGCGCAGATCACCGCCGCGATGTCCGGTTCGTCGTAG